ACCGGAAGATCCTTAACTTGTCTCAGGGCAACCATATCAAATCTACTTGCATTAGCAAATGGCTTTTTGCATGTTTCGTACTTTAGAGACATATGATGATATGAAGAGTCAAACCTGCTGTGAGGTGTGACTGCACAGAAGGGCGGAGATGAGAAGTGCTGGGTCCTCTTCAGCTCTCTTCTGAGAAGCATCCATCAATCCATGCAGCGTGACAGCTGTGTTTTCTTCTTAGGAACACTGGAAGTGACCCAGTAAAATTCCAAGGGAACCCAAAGTTATATCTGTGCCACCATTGGATTTTCGCAGCTGTAAATACTGATTCACTCAGCCCTCGGGCACAGCTGAGGAATGGGAACCTCTTTGTTGCCTTCATTCTCTTGCTGTAGAGTTTTGTGACTGCTTAGTTTGAAGAATGCATTGTGAAAAAATAGGCCCCAGTTCTGAGAGGTGCCGAATGCCCTCAGTGCCCATTGAAAGAGGGGCTCAGCAGCTTGTAGGATTGGACCAATAGCATCTTGTGTATCCCTTCTCTCCCAGTCCTTCAATAGAAGTCTGGGGGAGGAAGAAATGCTCCTTCCTTGGAGTAAGAACTTATCATACTGTTGTTCTTGTCAAGAGACAAGTTCAGTGCCAGGGCTGCTCTCTGAGAGGAGAGATTCAAATACAATTCTCTGATCCATACAGaggctccaatgaagtcagtggagaaatACTGTATCTGGGGCAGTATCAGACCCTTAGAGAGTAGACAAATTCCCATTGTTTCACGATGAAGAACCTACTTCAATCACATGGCCTATTTTCGTGCCTGTTGTCCATGAATTTTTCAGGTGAATTTTACCATCTCATTTGCTGATTATGTACCAACAAAGTGCTGACTTGGGGTTGAGAACACAGGATGGAAAAATGAATATGTCTGTCACTCATTCATTTTAGAGATGGACTCAGACTGTGGCAAAAAAATCCATGAAGTCATGGAGCTGGCATACCAATGGGTGCAAACTGATGTTATCATTAGTTCTTGATTAAAATGTACTTAACATGGCATGACATTCCAGCTTCCTGAATCAAAAAAACCATCAGTGTAGTAATGCCGGGGAACTGGTCAGTTGACAGACAGCCATAAGCCCAAGTTTTCCTTCCTAGATATGGAGGGAATCTGTGATTGTATGCAATGCGGTGATTGCTCAGTTGTTTGGAAATAAGGGGAAGAATTTGTTGCACTTGAGAATCTGGAAATGTGCTGCAACATCGTATATAGGTGGGAAAAGGGGGTTTCTAATGAGGTGTGTGCTCAGTACCAGGTTGTGATAAACCTGTTGGCATAAAATACAAACTAAATTGGAATgaaaatttggattaaaaaaagcaTCCTAAACAGTACAAATAAAAGGTGCTATTCAACTAGGATTTACACTGCTTTATATTGCTGCATCCTCTACAAACAGCTGCATAAGCTACATCTTCTTGCAGTTGTCTGTAATACAATGAGCATTCCTGTGGCCAGTAACCCTGAGTCAGTACATTAGTAGCTCTAACAAGGTAATTTTTATGTACAGATGAACTGCTCTTGAAGAATATAACAGTATCATCAATGTACAAAGCACCAACAGGCTTTCTTTTAGCCTGAGGTGTGCATGTGTTAATTTACCCAACAGAtgttgtgacattgtgcagtctatatggttttataaaaacatgataataagtgaatataatgcaactggaatatgcttcatgcaaaaggtctcttgtaaggtatcattacaaagcttataatctactgagtgtgatcatccgatttgtataaatgtaccactcttgtatctgaaactagaaatattaaatataactctgagggcctattgtaattatgcaaagtgtgggccattaatggtggtttggaatcttgatgtttcccattgtctgcagatggttgtgtttacctgtgagtcttcctgtatatgtgtgtgctggcaagtgggtaatgaagtcttgcagtgacatgtgatcatgtcacctgacctggaatccatctttaacctggtgcttttccagtgggggggggggggtgtggaaacccagagggacaaagggttcccatcttatgcaaaagatatattaaaggggtggaagagaacagagggggagaggagccatcatgaagaatcccctagctatcacctgagctggaacaagagctgtaccaggggaaagaattgtgcccaggcctggaaggtttccagtctgagaaaaaacttattgaagcatttatgagggtgagattatctgtattcagtttgattagacatagatttgcgcattttattttattttgcttggtaacttactttgttctgtctgttactacttggaaccacttaaatcctactttctgtatttaataaaatcacttttttccttattaattaactcagagtatgtattaatacctgggggagcaaacaactgtgcatatctccctatcagtgttatagagggcgaacaatttatgagtttaccctgtataagctttatataggttaaaatggatttatttgggtttagaccccattgggagttgggcatcagagtgctaaagacaagcacacttctgggagctgttttcagattaacctgcagctttggggcaagtaattcagaccctgggtctgtgttggagcagacgggagtgtctggctcagcaagacagggtgctggaatcctgagctggcagggaaaataggagcaggggtagtcttggcacatcaattggcagctcccaggggggtttctgtgatccaacccatcacagtaagAATATAACAGTATCATCAATGTACAAAGCACCAACAGGCTTTCTTTTAGCCTGAGGTGTGCATGTGTTAATTTACCCAACAGATGTATTATGGCCAATGGTGGACTATCCTCGCTAACTTGAATGTTGGAGTTTATTCCCATTGCTCCACCACTTCTGCAGTATTGTAGTGCAGAGCAGCATTTTGTTGCTGTCATTTCTCTAGATTTCCCTTGGAGAACTATGTGGAAGTGCTTTTGTTTCTGGATATAAGCTGATTACTTAAGTGGTTTCCCCAAGTCTACCCAGGAAAATACTTTGTAAGTCTAGGTGCAAATATGGGGATTCCTCACCCTTTTTTGAAGCATCAAGTATATTAGAGGTAAGATATATTGCATTAGGGATAGATATGAACTGCAGCTTGGCAACTCCCATGTCCCTATGACTAAACAGAACTATAGAGTAACTGGTGGTGGACCATATGCACTACTGGTTCTGGAGCAGAATAATAGAAATTGAGATGAAAAGACCGCATTTGCCAGTATCTTTCATGTCACTTTTACCACAATGTGCAGATGACTTAGTCCCTGCTCTTGTGTtctctgaagtcaacagcaagCCTCCCATTGATAGAGCCTTCTCCTGCACCATTACTTAGCATACATTTTTGTGTCAAAATGCCTGAATGTCTGTCTACCCTGTGTATGTGTAGATTGCTGTTATGTTATTTATTAGTATACCACTGTGTTATGTTAAGCTCTTATAGAGTGTCCATTTTGATAAGTCTTCAAAACTGTAATCTACAGAGTCTTGACATGTTCACTGTTTCTTTCAGGTTGTTAAATCCAAAGAACTACCTTCACCAGGACAGCGCTACATTGATAGCAAGGTAGTCAAAACAAGAGCTGAAGGAGAATGGCTGTCTTTTGATGTCACTGAAGCTGTACACGAATGGCTCCATCACAAAGGTGATGAGAAATTCTCTTCTCTCTTGCCTTCCCACCCCAACTCTTCCTCCATTACCTGAATTATTTCAGGGTCACTCCAGATGTAAAAATGATCCCCCTCGCTTTCATGTTTTGCAGAGAGGAACTTTGGATTTAAGATAAGTTTACATTGTCCATGCTGCACCTTCGTGCCTTCAAATAATTTTATCATCCCAAATAAAAGTGAAGAGCTAGAAGCAAGATTTGCAggtaacaaaacaacaacaaaaaatgggggaggggagggagggtgtacAAAGGGCAGTCATGTTTGTGGATTAAAAGATAGAAATAAGGAACTTTTTATGGTctctgtaaaatataaaatacaactgattttgggggcctgaggATGATGAACTAGAGAGCTTTGACTCTTTGTTGGGGGGAATGGGATGATTAAGGACACATGGGTAAAGCCATGTAAACACTATAAAATGTAACTGTTCCACAACTGAATCAAGGAGATTGCACTACCATAAGCACAAATGGTTCAGTGCATCCATGCTAGCCTGTTCCAAACCATTTTACCTTCAATGCCCTATTGGTATCTATCTCACAATCTATCGCACAGATCCCAAAAGAGTGGATTTTGGGAGATCTTGAAATCACCAGTGGGACATAACTGAGCTGACAGTATTGACTGAACTATTTCAGTCTGAACTATTTTattgctgtccacactggcactaaaATGGTGCAGGCTACAATAGTGCAGACTAAACCATTGATTAGCCCTGGTGTAGGCAGGTCTAATCCAGACAGTGTTTAGAGCACATGCAAACTGTTTACAGCACTTTTGTCTGTGAACATGATGTGTTTTACAAGCGTGCAAGAGGGACTAAGCAGTTCTGAGCATGGTAAATTTCTCTAGTATAGGGAAGGCAGTAGTCAGGTGTTTGTTTCCATTTCCCCAAACAAATGAGTAATGTCATCTTGAATTTGGAGGACAGAAGAGCCATTCACATAATGTGAAGAATGTCCTGGTGCCAAACACTGTTTGGCTGATCACAAGATACCATTTTTGGAAGGATAATTATTTTGCCGCTGTCGTAAAACCATATCAGGCCTTGCTGTTTGTGAGTACCTGCAAATGGACTCCCGAATCTTTGCGGGATTCTAACAGCTCCTCTTGCTCCTAGTTTTTTTCACTTGGTTATATCTCTGATGTAACGTTTCAATATGCATAAACTCTAACTGTAGCATAGATCATGTGGGGAAGAACTATACAGTATGTGCCAAAGTTGTATAAATGACCGACAACGTTGTATTTGCCGAAGTTCTGTTGTATCTATTGAAGTCGTTTGTCCTACTGAATAAGACTAATAGTGACCTAAGACCATTGTCAATGGCTTCCAAAAAAATTTAATTAATCCCAGTATCAGTGATCTCTAGTTccagtaaaattattttaaagtccCCATTGCCAGATATGTACCAGATTATGGGGCTGGAAGGATTGATTTATGAAGGAAGATTAGCAGAACAAAATAATATGTATTGGTTAGTAATATGGAAGACTATGGAAGATAGGAGAAGAGTGTACAAGCATTTGAAAGGTGTAAAAATGAAGAACGAAGAGGAATTGCTCAGATGGCACAGTGgggtaaaataggaataatggaatgaaattaagcaaagaaAAGTGTAGGTGAAATGTCAAGAGATAATCTAATggtgccttctgaccttaaaagctatgaatctgaaaagagagagattccATTGGATTGGACTCCCACATAAAGTGGCAAAAGCATCATCATGCAGGTCATTTAAAACTAGCTTAGACAAAGTGGACTTTCCCACATGGGTAGGTGATCCAATAAGTCTTTTCCATCACTGATTTTGATAGATCCATTAATTGCTTTCAAAAAGCCATTTATATAGACTAAAATTGGGGGAAGGCCAATATGTCAAACATGAGGGTACATGACGCTATATATACCTTAATGCAGAGATCTCAGGTTGTGATTCCCTGCCCCCATGACACACCACCAGATGTCCTCACCACCAGTTTTCtaagaaagagatttttttaaagagatggttTATATAATTTGTGAAGAAAAAGCAACACAATGTTTAtcaccaaaatgtattttttgaagGTATTGATGGCTCCTCCAGTGATGAGAAAGCTTTCAGGTCCAATAGGAAAAAATACAGTGGGAAGACCCCACATCTTCTGCTAATGTTATTACCCTCCTACAGACTTGAGTCGCAACAGCCCAGTCGGCGGAAGAAGCGTGCTTTAGATGCTGCCTATTGTTTTAGGTAAATATACGTATAAAGTCAACTTACTTATATTTACTCCTAGATGCCTAAAAGTGTAACTTGGGTTGTTTCTAACATGATTTGATAAATTTCTTTTTACTAGGTGTTAACACAAAACTCTGCCCCGTGGTCTCAGACAGGTTAGGTCAGTCTATAGCAAAACTGACCTGTCCATGTGGAATCTGAACCTAATAGGAGATGAGTACCCTCAATTAGTTAATGAGAGTTGAGAGCACTCATGACCTTTAGAAAACAGGAAATCAAGATCCACCAGTACTAGTCCCCAGTCACACCAGTCATGTAATCACAGGAAATAGTTCATGTGAGGATGCTAACCTCCTCAGAGGAAGTTCACCTTGACAGAGTCTGTACCTGTATGACCTTCCTAATGTTAAGTCTGGCAAACAGTTGTATATGCGAGCAAAAATAATTGTGGCTAAGCATTGGATTTCAGTATACTCTGAGCTACTATTGGTTTCCAagaaattgtttctttttcttcttgaatCCCATGAGTGTAGATTCTGCCAGTAGCTCATGGTTTAAAGAATTACAGCTGAGTCACATAATTCTATAGGGGTTGGTCAGTTGCCCTGCACATTTCCCCATTGCAGAGCCACAAAATCTTAAGTCTCCCAGGCACTGTTGTTTCCACACAGGAGACAACTATAGATTAGTTTCTCAAATATATGCCTCTGATTCAACACTGGTAGACTAGTGACTGATTAGTGCTTCCCCTGTACATGGGATAACCTGTCAAATCGTAGTTTACCATCAGTAGTGAGGCATCTATGGGTCTAATttcagtgagaccaggatttGGTCCTTTGTACTTGGAATTGAAATCATTGCTTGGGCACTGTATGGAATCTTACGGTTTGAATTAATATGAGAGTCAGGGTTGAGCTCACCTGTAAAGCATTATGAAGGAAGCAATTAAATGGATTCTCCCTCCCACTCTACCTTCCCCCTGTCccccgcgcgcgcacacacacacacacacacacattgtggtTCTGACCAATGCATTTGTCTGTATTTTTATTTCCAGAAATGTGCAGGATAATTGCTGCCTGCGTCAACTTTATATTGACTTCAAGAGGGATCTTGGCTGGAAATGGATTCATGAACCTAAAGGGTATCATGCTAATTTTTGTGCAGGAGCCTGTCCATATTTATGGAGCTCAGATACTCAGCACAGCAGAGTAAGTCCTGCCTTTTGAGAACTTCGATTCATGTGACTTGTATTAGAACATCTATGTTAAAACCTTGGGTGGAATTGTATTATCATTGCCACCAAATGCCAAAAACTTTAACAATGCAAAACATGTATTATTTTAATGACTttcttagggtgaaattcagccttgTAGAGCAGACCAGTGAAGGCCTCCATTTAGAGATTAAGTGGGATTTATGtgaccttgtgctggccctctgcatgggAGTGAATTTCATCTTAATAGTGAGCCCATCGCTGTGACATATGGATGCATCACGTATGTCATAAACATCAAGGAGAGAGTGCCTTATCTTCACCACTGGCCCATTTGACAAACTGGGCCTTGCCTCGCTGTCTCTGGAGGTTAACATGTTCTAGTTTTGCTAGGCTACCCAAGAAAATGGAGCTTCCGCTAAGGATGCTCTTTCTTCCACCTACAAAGTTGCAAAAGCATGGTATCTGCGTGGGGAAGCTTTCGCTGCCACTGCCTGGACCTTACCTGTTGTTTGGATAAACGGAGGGATTTGGTTTCCACTGTTATCTGCCACCTTTCACAAATTTCATGAAAACTGAATAGATGTGATTTATTCCCTATTTTTCATTCTCCTTTTACGATTCAGTAAATGTGAAAAGTTAAATTTGTCTCCTGATTGTGCCATGGAATCTGCAGCTGGATTCAAACCAAGAATGATGGCTCCCATTCCTCAAGCCTTCTTTAAAATATCAGATTAGCATTAGCAAGCAATTGGATTACAGCACATTGAACAGTAATCTTGCTTTCTCTAGTATGAGAAAATCTTATAGTCCGGGCCTGTGTTGATCTTGAATATAAACAATTCAGTATATATGCACTGCATATGTgtgggtggctggctggctgtatcAGTGTAGTCCAGCAGTGTCAACAGGCTCAGATGCAAGAGAGTATAAATTCCCTCTGATACACAGAAGTAGTATGCAAAGTTTGGAGCAGCACTTGTTTTTTAAGGAAGAAGGAAGAATAACTGTCATGGTCACAAATATGTGGTTTGGACAGTTACCCAACAAGTTAGAGGTTGTTTAATAAAGTAGTTAGTGTTGCTGCACTGAACAGGACTTCTGTCTCAGCTGCGAACGCTGTGCTGAAACTCTGGGAAAAGGTCACTTAGTGTTTAACTAACACATTAATGGCATCCTTGGAAATACCTGTGTATCATCAGTGGGTAACCTACATACTTCCCTTAGAGAAAACCGTTCTGCATGTGAATCTAATGTGGCATGAAAGCTGCTAACTTGGCCGTAGTTGGTTCCAGGCAAGAGTTTTGCTATCAAAGTCACAATTAATCCATAGCAACAATAATGGATgtagcagcatgggagaaaaacaaagcaatgcCTAACTCAGTGAAGGGTTCGCTTCTCCTTTGATGCACTTGCAAAACCAACATCAGTTAACAGTCAACTAAAAGCTGAAAGCATAAATATGGCTCTTTCAGTGTCCACCACATTAACAGAATGTAAcatacagacagggccggctctggcttttttgccgcccaccgccctccccttctcccccctccccccgtgcggcaagggagggcgccgagcctgaccgcgggcccgcaatccctgacggccagagcgccaggagcagggcggagagcctggccgggactctccgctctccctggcggcgagcccccggcggccagagacATGGATCCAGTCTCCATGGATGTCCCTAGAGAAATACCCGTAAGTCCATTGTTCCCTCAAACCCCCATATCTGTGTACAAATCAGATCGATGTATGTGCAAAtaagagtttaaaaataatttcctctTTTACTCACCTGCCAAGACCTGAGTTTAGGGTTGTGCCTTCTCCTCCAGCAATTGATTACTGTATATCACTGACACTTTAAAGCATTGTAGAAAGTGAACTTAACTCAGTTCTTGGCAGATAAAAAACCTTTCCGTTCAACTCTGACTATGCTTATTTACcattaatggaagttttgcacaCACATTATTTACTTATATCATTTTATTGCATGGTGTTTTACAGCCAAGTAAGAGGACAAGGCCTCTGTCCCAAGAAGCTAACAATCTAAATAAAGGGGACAGCACCTCAAGGGTATAAGAgatccccaaagcaaaagaaTGCATCAACACCAAATGTGTTATTTGTTATAATTTGTGAAGCCTGCAGTCACACACAGTGTTGTACAGTGAATTATCTGTGCCAGTGGCCATACTCCTGACAGTTTACAAGCTGGCACAGCACAATACAAAACCGAATAGGGTTTGGAATGATATTTCTAGATGGAAAGTGGTATGGACCAGGTTTTTAGAAGTCTGTTGAAGCAGGAAAGGATATCTTGGTGTATGTTGGCATCTATTGATGATGGGCACAGGGTGAGTGAGGTAGAAGGCACAAAGTTGTATTTGGTAAGGGAGACAAATGGGATGAGATGTATTGTTAAAGTGTAAAGTGTGACCAGGGCTACAGGCCTAATCCAAAGagtatagaagtcaatgggagcctttccattgacttcactggactttggCTCAAACCCTATAGGAGCAAGTGATGCCAGAGACGGAGATAGGCATTGATTTGTGGACACAATGATAAATGTTTTCATCacagtttttttctttcttcttctaggTACTCAGTTTGTATAACACCATAAATCCAGAAGCGTCTGCCTCTCCATGCTGCGTGTCCCAGGATTTAGAACCCCTCACCATCCTGTACTACATTGGCAAAACACCCAAAATTGAACAACTTTCCAACATGGTCGTAAAATCTTGCAAATGCAGCTAAAAGATGTCCCTGAAACAGCAATAAAGAAATGCGTAAAAATAaccaaggaagaaagaaaaagagattaagaaagaaaaaagaaa
The nucleotide sequence above comes from Trachemys scripta elegans isolate TJP31775 chromosome 3, CAS_Tse_1.0, whole genome shotgun sequence. Encoded proteins:
- the TGFB2 gene encoding transforming growth factor beta-2 proprotein, which produces MHCYLLSVVLTLDLATVALSLSTCSTLDMDQFMRKRIEAIRGQILSKLKLTSPPEEYPEPEEVPPEVISIYNSTRDLLQEKANHRAATCERERSDEEYYAKEVYKIDMLPVFPENAIPPNYYSLYYRIVRFDVSAMEKNASNLVKAEFRVFRMQNSRARVSEQRIELYQVVKSKELPSPGQRYIDSKVVKTRAEGEWLSFDVTEAVHEWLHHKERNFGFKISLHCPCCTFVPSNNFIIPNKSEELEARFAGIDGSSSDEKAFRSNRKKYSGKTPHLLLMLLPSYRLESQQPSRRKKRALDAAYCFRNVQDNCCLRQLYIDFKRDLGWKWIHEPKGYHANFCAGACPYLWSSDTQHSRVLSLYNTINPEASASPCCVSQDLEPLTILYYIGKTPKIEQLSNMVVKSCKCS